The following are encoded together in the Neomonachus schauinslandi chromosome X, ASM220157v2, whole genome shotgun sequence genome:
- the BMP15 gene encoding bone morphogenetic protein 15 codes for MVLLSILRILLWGLLLFMEHRVQMTEVGQPSIALMADAPSLPLIRELLEEAPGKQQRKPQVLGHPLRYMLELYQRSADARGHPRENRTIGATMVRLVRPLSSVARPLRGPWRIKTLDFLLRPNQVAYQLVRAIVVYRHQLHLAHFHLSCHVEPSVQKSQTNHFPSGRGSSKPSLLSKAWTEMDITQHVRQRLWNPKGRRVLRLRFMCRQQKGSEVLEFQWHGTSSLDTAFLLLYVNDTHKSVQKAKLHPRGLEEFMERDSSLLLRRTRQAGRITSWVPGLSKEHDGPKSNQCSLHPFQVSFHQLGWDHWIIAPHVYTPNYCKGACPRVLHYGLNSPNHAIIQNIVNELVDQSVPRPSCVPYKYVPISILLVEANGSILYKEYEDMIAQSCTCR; via the exons ATGGTCCTCCTCAGCATCCTTAGAATTCTTCTTTGGGGACTGTTGCTTTTTATGGAACACAGGGTCCAAATGACAGAGGTAGGGCAGCCCTCTATTGCCCTCATGGCTGATGCCCCTTCCTTGCCCCTGATTCGGGAGCTGCTAGAAGAAGCTCCTGGCAAGCAGCAGAGGAAGCCCCAGGTCCTAGGGCATCCTTTGCGGTACATGCTGGAGTTGTACCAGCGTTCAGCTGATGCACGTGGTCACCCTAGGGAGAACCGCACCATTGGGGCCACCATGGTGAGGCTGGTGAGACCCTTGTCCTCCGTAGCAAGGCCTCTCAGAG GCCCCTGGCGTATAAAGACCCTGGATTTTCTTCTGAGACCAAACCAAGTAGCATACCAACTAGTCAGAGCCATTGTGGTTTACCGCCACCAACTCCACCTAGCTCATTTCCATCTCTCCTGCCATGTGGAACCCTCGGTCCAGAAAAGCCAAACCAACCACTTTCCTTCAGGAAGAGGTTCTTCAAAGCCTTCCTTGCTGTCCAAAGCTTGGACAGAGATGGATATCACACAACATGTTCGGCAAAGGCTCTGGAATCCCAAAGGACGCAGGGTTCTACGACTCCGCTTCATGTGCCGGCAGCAAAAAGGTAGTGAGGTTCTTGAATTTCAGTGGCATGGCACTTCATCCTTGGACACTGCCTTTTTGTTACTCTATGTCAATGACACTCATAAAAGTGTTCAGAAGGCCAAACTTCACCCCAGAGGCCTGGAGGAGTTCATGGAAAGGGACTCTTCTCTTCTCTTGCGGAGGACCCGGCAAGCAGGCCGTATCACATCTTGGGTCCCTGGCCTCTCCAAGGAACATGATGGGCCTAAAAGTAACCAGTGTTCCCTCCACCCTTTCCAGGTCAGCTTCCACCAGCTGGGCTGGGATCACTGGATTATTGCTCCCCACGTATATACCCCAAACTACTGTAAAGGAGCCTGCCCTCGGGTACTACACTATGGTCTCAATTCCCCCAATCATGCCATCATCCAGAACATTGTCAATGAGCTGGTGGACCAGAGTGTCCCTCGGCCCTCCTGTGTTCCTTATAAGTATGTTCCCATTAGCATCCTTTTGGTTGAGGCAAATGGGAGTATCTTGTACAAGGAGTATGAGGATATGATTGCCCAGTCCTGCACATGCAGGTGA